Proteins encoded by one window of Geobacter sp. DSM 9736:
- the nuoL gene encoding NADH-quinone oxidoreductase subunit L, with translation MFDNVWLIPLFPLIGFLINGLFGKKIKEEKVIGGIGALMVFCSFIVASMTLLKMISLPATDRVHNVKLFTWIKAGTFQADIAFLIDPLSCIMLMVVTGVGFLIHVYSIGYMHGEEGFYRFFAYLNLFTFSMLLLVMGNNLLLMFVGWEGVGLCSYLLIGYYFHKKSAGDAGKKAFVMNRVGDFGFLLGLFTLFWYLGQNHGIWTIEFTELGKHAALLPVGGVVTVVTLFFFLGATGKSAQIPLYTWLPDAMEGPTPVSALIHAATMVTAGVYMIGRMNFLFIKAPETMVVVAVVGACTAFFAATIGTAQNDIKRVLAYSTVSQLGYMFLAMGVGAFAAGIFHLMTHAFFKACLFLGSGAVIHSMHHALHHAHSHDDPQDMRNMGGLKSKMPMTFLTFLLATIAIAGIPGFSGFFSKDEILWQAFANPHHGQLNFVLWGLGAVAAGMTAFYMFRLVFMTFFGECRINPKAKDHLHESPMVIVFPLIVLAILSVIGGYIGVPKILGDVLGGIPNYFEHWLAPVFAFSTEYVSAHAHGAHPSHAVEWGLMGLSVVIAVVGIAIAFALYVMSPSIPAKFTAAFPGLYRAVYNKWYIDELYDFVFVNPCKSFGNFLWKGFDVVVIDGIVDGVGKFVMAVSAAIKSLQSGYVHNYAMSMALGAVVIVAFYIFR, from the coding sequence GTGTTCTGCTCTTTCATCGTTGCGAGTATGACCCTTCTCAAAATGATCAGCTTGCCTGCCACCGATCGGGTCCACAACGTGAAACTCTTCACCTGGATAAAGGCCGGGACATTCCAGGCAGACATCGCCTTCTTGATTGATCCCCTCTCCTGCATAATGCTCATGGTGGTAACAGGCGTAGGCTTTTTGATCCATGTCTACTCCATCGGCTACATGCACGGTGAAGAAGGGTTCTACAGATTTTTCGCCTATCTTAATCTGTTCACCTTCTCCATGCTTCTGCTTGTTATGGGAAATAACCTCCTGCTTATGTTCGTCGGCTGGGAGGGTGTCGGGCTTTGTTCATACCTTCTTATCGGTTACTATTTCCATAAAAAATCAGCCGGAGATGCGGGCAAGAAGGCTTTCGTTATGAACCGGGTGGGAGACTTCGGTTTCCTTCTCGGTCTGTTCACGCTCTTCTGGTATTTGGGACAGAATCACGGTATATGGACTATCGAATTCACCGAACTGGGTAAGCATGCCGCACTTCTGCCTGTCGGTGGAGTCGTTACGGTTGTAACCCTATTCTTCTTCCTTGGCGCTACCGGTAAATCAGCTCAGATTCCGCTTTATACATGGTTGCCCGACGCTATGGAAGGTCCCACTCCTGTTTCTGCTCTCATTCACGCTGCAACCATGGTTACCGCCGGTGTATACATGATCGGCCGGATGAACTTCCTCTTCATCAAAGCACCTGAGACCATGGTGGTCGTTGCTGTCGTCGGCGCCTGTACGGCATTTTTTGCAGCCACCATTGGTACCGCCCAGAACGATATCAAGCGTGTTCTTGCCTACTCTACTGTTTCTCAGCTCGGGTACATGTTCCTTGCGATGGGTGTTGGAGCATTCGCTGCTGGTATCTTCCACCTCATGACTCATGCGTTCTTCAAAGCATGCCTCTTCCTCGGGTCTGGTGCAGTCATCCATTCAATGCACCATGCGCTGCATCACGCACACTCGCATGATGATCCGCAGGACATGCGGAACATGGGCGGGCTCAAGTCAAAGATGCCGATGACATTCCTCACGTTCCTTCTTGCTACCATCGCTATTGCAGGTATTCCTGGATTCTCCGGCTTCTTTAGCAAGGATGAGATCCTCTGGCAGGCTTTTGCAAATCCGCATCACGGTCAGCTGAATTTCGTACTCTGGGGGCTGGGAGCAGTTGCTGCCGGTATGACTGCTTTTTACATGTTCCGTCTCGTATTCATGACCTTTTTCGGTGAGTGCCGGATCAACCCCAAAGCCAAGGACCACCTGCACGAGTCACCAATGGTTATAGTTTTCCCGCTCATAGTGCTGGCGATCCTCTCCGTCATCGGCGGGTATATCGGTGTACCCAAAATCCTGGGAGACGTCCTCGGGGGAATTCCCAATTACTTCGAGCATTGGCTTGCTCCTGTATTTGCGTTTTCCACCGAATATGTCAGTGCCCATGCCCATGGTGCTCACCCGAGCCATGCAGTGGAGTGGGGGCTCATGGGGCTGTCCGTTGTCATTGCCGTAGTTGGTATTGCAATCGCCTTTGCTCTCTACGTGATGAGTCCCTCTATCCCTGCGAAGTTCACAGCTGCTTTCCCAGGACTCTACAGAGCGGTGTACAACAAGTGGTACATCGACGAGCTGTATGATTTCGTGTTTGTGAACCCCTGCAAGTCTTTCGGTAATTTCCTCTGGAAAGGCTTCGACGTTGTGGTAATAGATGGGATCGTGGACGGCGTCGGCAAGTTCGTCATGGCTGTCAGTGCGGCCATCAAGAGCCTGCAGTCTGGCTATGTCCACAACTATGCTATGAGCATGGCCCTCGGTGCAGTTGTAATCGTAGCGTTTTACATATTCCGATAA
- a CDS encoding NADH-quinone oxidoreductase subunit M, with protein sequence MNETIISLMTFLPLLGVLLLLFVPKNSHGLLRGLALAITAVTFVVSLPLVTGFVSNAEYQFVQNVPWIQAGPFKMNYHVGIDGISLWLVILTTFIMPIAVLSTWTAVETKVKEYMICLLLLEVGMLGAFVSLDLFLFYIFWELMLIPMYFIIGIWGGKQKIYAAVKFFIYTMAGSVLMLVAIIALYFMGLQAGLTDFTIANFYTLPIDPSIQVWMFLAFAFAFAIKVPLFPVHTWLPLAHTEAPTAGSVILAAILLKMGTYGYVRFAMPLFPDAAERFTPLIATLAVIGIIYAALVAMVQDDVKKLVAYSSVAHLGFVMLGIFALNQQGVAGGMLQMLNHGISTGALFLIVGFIYERRHTRLIADFGGLSKQMPIFATIFMIVTLSSIGLPGTNGFVGEFLVLIGAYESNLRWYAIIATSGVILSAVYMLWMFQRVMFGELNNPKNQKLTDLNSREIAIMVPLLVLIFVMGVYPNPFIDRMAPSIDKMIQQSKAKKVALVAPPATPAPQEIPAVQPLEHK encoded by the coding sequence ATGAATGAGACCATCATAAGCCTGATGACATTTCTACCCCTCCTCGGGGTCCTGTTGCTGTTGTTCGTCCCCAAGAACAGTCACGGGCTGCTGAGGGGTCTGGCTCTAGCCATTACGGCGGTTACCTTTGTCGTTTCCCTTCCCTTGGTTACCGGCTTTGTTTCAAATGCTGAATATCAATTCGTTCAGAACGTTCCCTGGATTCAGGCAGGGCCTTTCAAGATGAACTACCACGTCGGCATTGACGGCATCAGCTTGTGGCTCGTCATACTTACGACCTTTATCATGCCGATTGCCGTTCTTTCGACCTGGACTGCGGTTGAGACCAAGGTCAAAGAATACATGATCTGTCTCTTGCTCCTTGAAGTTGGTATGCTCGGCGCTTTTGTGTCTCTTGACCTTTTCCTCTTCTACATTTTCTGGGAACTCATGCTCATCCCCATGTACTTCATCATTGGCATCTGGGGTGGCAAGCAAAAAATTTATGCCGCAGTCAAGTTCTTCATCTACACTATGGCCGGCTCCGTACTCATGCTGGTCGCTATCATCGCACTGTATTTCATGGGGCTTCAGGCCGGTCTAACCGACTTCACCATCGCCAATTTCTACACGTTGCCTATTGATCCTTCGATTCAGGTTTGGATGTTTTTGGCATTTGCCTTCGCCTTCGCGATCAAGGTTCCGCTCTTTCCTGTTCACACATGGTTGCCGCTCGCTCACACTGAGGCTCCTACCGCTGGATCGGTCATTCTTGCAGCTATTCTTCTTAAAATGGGAACCTATGGCTACGTAAGATTCGCCATGCCTCTGTTCCCGGATGCGGCCGAGAGATTTACTCCGCTCATTGCCACTCTTGCTGTAATCGGTATTATCTATGCCGCTCTTGTAGCAATGGTGCAGGACGACGTAAAAAAACTCGTGGCTTACTCGTCGGTCGCTCATCTCGGTTTCGTCATGCTGGGTATATTTGCCCTCAACCAGCAGGGTGTCGCCGGAGGAATGCTTCAGATGCTGAATCACGGTATTTCTACCGGTGCACTCTTCCTTATAGTTGGCTTCATTTATGAACGTCGCCATACAAGGCTTATCGCGGATTTCGGTGGATTGTCGAAACAAATGCCGATATTTGCGACAATATTCATGATCGTAACCCTTTCGTCCATTGGCCTTCCCGGCACCAACGGTTTTGTGGGAGAATTCCTCGTCTTGATAGGTGCGTACGAAAGTAACCTGCGATGGTATGCCATCATAGCGACAAGCGGTGTTATTCTTTCGGCTGTCTACATGTTGTGGATGTTTCAGCGTGTCATGTTCGGTGAACTTAATAACCCAAAAAACCAGAAGCTGACCGACCTCAACAGCAGGGAAATAGCCATAATGGTTCCTCTGCTCGTCCTCATCTTTGTTATGGGAGTGTATCCGAACCCGTTCATAGATCGGATGGCTCCTTCAATTGATAAGATGATCCAGCAGAGCAAGGCGAAGAAAGTTGCACTTGTAGCGCCTCCTGCTACCCCTGCTCCGCAGGAAATTCCGGCGGTACAGCCTTTAGAGCATAAGTAG
- a CDS encoding NADH-quinone oxidoreductase subunit N — METFAMPAINFAAVMPETILSVFAMILLLINVFVPSEQKAYLGYLSLIGIVISFYSVVSGWGNPQQGFNGAVLQDNFALFFKGIVLISGALSILISDQYMKREECNWGELYPLVLLSTAGMMLMASGTDLMTIFLGLEVLSVSLYVLAGFNRNSLRSNEAGLKYFLLGAFSTGFLLYGMALTYGATGTTKIANIASFIAQNAGVTANPMLLVGMLLMAVGFSFKIAAAPFHMWTPDVYEGAPTPMTAFMSVGPKAAGFAAFVRVFVVALPSFRADWTDLLWILAVLTMTVGNITALYQNNIKRVLAYSSIAHAGYVLVGFVAGNAVGTAGIMFYMLTYAFMNIGAFAIIVLVGKKGEPNNNVSDYTGFGFKHPVLAVCMSIFLFSLAGIPPAAGFVGKFYLFSGAIQAGYIWLAVIGVLNSAASVYYYLRIMVFMYMKEPEEEFDWLQVTPGIALCLIVAVIGVLVPGVIPSFLLELAQKAALL; from the coding sequence ATGGAAACATTTGCGATGCCTGCCATAAACTTCGCTGCGGTCATGCCCGAGACGATCCTTTCCGTCTTCGCCATGATTCTGCTGCTGATCAACGTCTTCGTCCCGAGCGAGCAGAAAGCTTATCTCGGCTATTTAAGCCTCATCGGCATCGTCATTTCTTTTTACTCCGTCGTAAGCGGCTGGGGTAACCCACAACAGGGCTTTAACGGAGCAGTACTTCAGGATAATTTCGCCTTGTTTTTTAAAGGTATCGTTCTGATATCCGGTGCACTCTCCATTCTAATCAGTGACCAGTACATGAAGCGTGAAGAGTGCAATTGGGGCGAGCTTTACCCACTGGTTCTTCTTTCCACGGCAGGTATGATGCTAATGGCATCTGGTACCGACCTCATGACGATCTTCCTGGGCCTTGAAGTTCTGTCGGTCTCCCTCTATGTTCTTGCTGGATTTAATAGAAACAGCTTGAGATCCAACGAGGCTGGCCTGAAGTACTTCCTTCTGGGCGCCTTTTCGACAGGATTCCTTCTCTATGGTATGGCTCTCACCTATGGAGCAACCGGAACTACCAAGATTGCCAACATTGCATCATTCATAGCTCAGAATGCCGGAGTCACAGCCAACCCGATGCTTCTCGTGGGGATGCTTTTGATGGCAGTAGGTTTCTCTTTCAAAATAGCAGCAGCACCCTTTCATATGTGGACACCCGACGTATATGAGGGTGCTCCTACTCCGATGACTGCTTTCATGTCGGTTGGACCGAAGGCTGCGGGCTTTGCCGCTTTCGTAAGGGTATTCGTTGTAGCGCTCCCTTCGTTTCGTGCAGATTGGACGGATTTACTCTGGATTCTGGCTGTTCTTACCATGACCGTAGGTAATATCACTGCTCTTTATCAGAACAACATCAAGCGAGTTCTTGCTTATTCTTCTATAGCACATGCAGGTTATGTTCTTGTCGGATTCGTCGCTGGTAACGCTGTGGGCACCGCAGGTATTATGTTTTACATGCTTACGTACGCGTTTATGAACATCGGTGCTTTCGCAATCATAGTATTGGTCGGAAAAAAGGGAGAACCGAACAACAATGTCAGCGACTACACCGGATTCGGTTTCAAGCATCCCGTGCTAGCTGTCTGCATGTCAATATTCCTTTTTTCTCTCGCCGGTATCCCCCCCGCAGCCGGCTTTGTCGGCAAATTCTACCTGTTCTCAGGTGCAATTCAGGCCGGCTACATCTGGCTTGCAGTCATCGGGGTTCTTAATAGCGCCGCCTCGGTTTATTACTACTTGCGCATCATGGTGTTCATGTACATGAAAGAGCCCGAGGAAGAATTCGATTGGCTTCAGGTTACTCCGGGAATAGCCCTATGCTTGATTGTTGCCGTTATCGGGGTTCTTGTTCCCGGTGTTATTCCTTCATTCTTGCTGGAGCTGGCCCAGAAGGCAGCATTGCTTTAA
- a CDS encoding EAL and HDOD domain-containing protein, producing the protein MKAHDFSNNLFLGRQPILDAELNLVAYELLFRSSDSLSADVTDEVQACAHVIVHTLSDFGLSDALGKKKGYINLTQQILMADVLDLLPKEQVVIELLESIRPTPIVVSRCRELKRKGFTLALDDHVYDPEFEPLYELVDIIKVDLLKSPSNQIIGMLEKWREWPLTLLAEKVETHEQLSFCRNVGFQMFQGYFFAKPTVIQQRTLDTATLTLMRLMDQVLADADSSEIEETFKQHPELIYNLLRLVNSVYLGMRGKIKTVRHALAILGRDHLKRWLMLCLYALNSNKGIFASPLMELAAVRGKFMENIVRAIPAWGRDKDSADRAFMTGVLSLIDVLLNVRMEEVVGQCNIADEMRDALLHRTGVLGQLLIVSEHLEQSRTEELDKLLEELSLSRAECSNAQLDAVKWANRTLLK; encoded by the coding sequence ATGAAAGCCCACGATTTTTCCAACAACCTCTTTCTTGGCCGTCAGCCGATTCTCGATGCTGAACTAAATCTGGTTGCATACGAGCTTCTGTTCCGTTCTTCGGATTCTCTCTCTGCCGATGTAACAGACGAAGTCCAAGCATGTGCACACGTCATAGTCCATACTCTTTCTGATTTCGGCCTTTCAGACGCTCTAGGAAAGAAAAAGGGATATATCAACCTGACCCAGCAAATCCTGATGGCTGATGTTCTTGATCTGTTGCCTAAAGAGCAGGTTGTAATAGAGCTACTGGAATCAATAAGACCTACTCCCATAGTAGTTTCAAGATGCAGGGAATTAAAACGTAAGGGCTTCACCCTTGCCCTCGATGATCATGTCTATGATCCTGAATTCGAACCTCTTTACGAGCTGGTAGATATAATAAAGGTAGATCTCCTGAAATCTCCCTCTAACCAGATCATAGGGATGCTTGAAAAATGGCGTGAGTGGCCTTTGACGCTGTTAGCGGAAAAGGTTGAAACACACGAGCAGCTCAGCTTCTGCCGTAACGTTGGCTTTCAGATGTTCCAAGGATATTTTTTTGCGAAGCCCACAGTGATTCAGCAAAGAACTCTGGATACCGCCACACTCACACTGATGCGCCTTATGGACCAGGTATTGGCGGATGCCGATTCGTCCGAAATAGAAGAAACTTTCAAGCAGCACCCTGAGCTGATTTATAATCTTCTTCGCCTAGTCAACTCAGTGTACCTTGGCATGCGGGGGAAGATCAAAACAGTGCGGCACGCTTTGGCCATACTTGGGCGGGATCATCTCAAGCGCTGGCTAATGCTCTGCCTTTATGCACTCAACAGCAATAAGGGCATATTTGCTAGCCCTCTTATGGAATTGGCGGCAGTCCGTGGAAAATTCATGGAAAATATCGTAAGGGCAATACCTGCGTGGGGAAGGGACAAGGACTCTGCGGACAGAGCATTCATGACAGGCGTTCTCTCTCTCATAGATGTCCTTCTGAATGTGCGGATGGAAGAAGTTGTGGGGCAGTGTAACATTGCAGATGAAATGCGCGATGCTCTTCTCCATCGCACAGGAGTTCTCGGTCAGTTACTTATAGTTTCTGAGCACCTCGAACAGTCACGCACCGAAGAACTTGATAAGCTTCTAGAGGAGCTGTCACTGTCACGCGCAGAATGCTCTAACGCTCAGCTCGATGCAGTAAAATGGGCTAATAGGACCTTGTTAAAATAA
- a CDS encoding cytochrome b/b6 domain-containing protein, protein MSDTTNNNMIYLQPTPVRIWHWLNALGIVTLCITGAQIRYPEFINIFGSYKAAIRLHNTAGIVVSLSFSLWFFYYTMIAGTMAQLYFPKKEDLQTGILRQAFYYFFNYFRGKPSPHHPTPDNKFNPMQKSAYLAIMFVLVPLVSLTGIFLMNIAPLREVLIMLGGLKILVGMHFLLACSLCAFLFTHIYLATLGHTPFAHFVPMWTGWEKIEDHGSHEPLHDLPKPAEHAKG, encoded by the coding sequence ATGAGCGACACGACAAACAACAACATGATATATCTGCAACCTACTCCAGTAAGGATATGGCACTGGCTAAACGCCCTTGGGATAGTAACTCTTTGTATTACCGGAGCACAGATCCGATACCCTGAATTCATCAACATCTTTGGTTCGTACAAAGCAGCTATTCGCCTTCACAACACGGCCGGGATCGTAGTATCCCTTTCCTTCTCTCTTTGGTTCTTTTATTACACCATGATAGCCGGGACGATGGCGCAACTCTACTTCCCCAAGAAAGAAGATCTTCAGACTGGGATTCTGAGACAGGCATTTTATTACTTCTTCAACTATTTTCGCGGAAAGCCCAGCCCGCATCACCCAACACCCGACAATAAATTTAATCCCATGCAGAAGTCTGCTTACCTTGCCATAATGTTTGTCCTGGTGCCGCTTGTCAGCCTTACGGGCATATTTCTGATGAACATAGCACCCTTGCGTGAAGTCCTTATAATGCTTGGCGGCTTGAAAATCCTCGTAGGAATGCATTTCTTATTGGCCTGCTCACTCTGCGCCTTTCTCTTCACTCACATATATCTTGCGACACTGGGCCACACACCGTTCGCGCATTTTGTCCCCATGTGGACGGGGTGGGAAAAAATCGAGGATCATGGTTCACATGAACCTCTACACGACCTGCCCAAGCCGGCGGAGCATGCAAAAGGATAG
- a CDS encoding response regulator, with product MTHYNEVKNDDRGILIADRDTDVRKEVAEIFTEAGYQVETTDSAVHVLCNILEKQTPVVLLGNDFDNKVSSADLIHLLKKCNRKLAIILVSDEASLPVVRKIRREGIFYHALKPSTPEDKEEIRQAVGCAFANTKKTHEQK from the coding sequence ATGACGCACTACAATGAGGTGAAAAACGATGATAGAGGCATTTTAATAGCGGACAGAGATACTGATGTCAGGAAGGAAGTGGCCGAGATTTTTACCGAAGCTGGTTACCAGGTGGAGACCACAGACTCGGCAGTTCATGTTCTCTGCAATATCCTTGAAAAGCAGACCCCGGTAGTGCTGCTCGGCAATGATTTTGACAACAAGGTATCATCGGCCGATCTGATCCATCTTCTTAAAAAATGTAACAGAAAACTCGCCATCATCCTTGTCTCCGATGAAGCTTCACTTCCCGTAGTCCGAAAAATCCGGCGCGAAGGTATTTTCTACCACGCACTTAAACCGTCGACTCCTGAGGACAAAGAGGAAATCCGCCAAGCAGTCGGCTGCGCATTTGCCAACACCAAAAAAACTCACGAGCAAAAGTAA
- a CDS encoding HyaD/HybD family hydrogenase maturation endopeptidase, which produces MKILILGTGNTLMGDDGVGVHVVQQLQQRYDFPSEVRLLAGGVLGLDLLSYLQGITHLLVVDAVDAGKAPGAFTRLTGDEIPPTFTKLLSPHQMGLQDLLDVNILQGKSPPSVVLWGIQPASLDISLGLSPSVASRIELMEYLILAELEEWGVTAMPQADVV; this is translated from the coding sequence ATGAAAATTCTTATTTTGGGAACCGGAAATACCTTAATGGGAGACGACGGTGTTGGTGTACACGTGGTTCAGCAGCTGCAGCAGAGGTACGATTTCCCTTCTGAAGTAAGGCTGTTGGCTGGCGGTGTCCTCGGCCTCGATCTGCTCTCTTATCTGCAGGGGATAACCCACCTGTTGGTCGTAGACGCCGTGGACGCCGGTAAAGCTCCGGGGGCGTTCACTCGACTCACAGGGGATGAAATCCCACCTACATTTACTAAATTGCTCTCTCCCCATCAGATGGGGCTTCAGGACCTTCTGGACGTCAATATTCTTCAGGGAAAATCCCCTCCTTCGGTGGTCCTTTGGGGAATCCAGCCAGCCTCTCTCGACATTTCACTGGGCCTTTCCCCTTCTGTCGCTTCCCGGATAGAACTGATGGAGTATCTCATATTAGCCGAACTTGAAGAGTGGGGAGTTACTGCTATGCCGCAGGCAGATGTTGTATGA
- a CDS encoding M48 family metallopeptidase, translating to MNIALAKFLLILLLLLPPLFFLRKVTAPAYPILGADPLEVTILEDHRDALQHWVSEGVRNAVLVNIDAHDDLKKVSTEHIAVLKALCQGKESKQACKNTDDAGPPVTNADFIHAAAKLEVLSSVYWVIPNTYGIFSNDGSTLTALLRSYGFPDEDIVTFSRKGACFAGTTDGIPITICDAANLPQLDEPVLLSFDTDYFPQLIGNKNLRIINAVRETFKTLAGKELQIRDATVAFSVNGGFLSTGYRWIGELVIDILRNPSIIAQKELPPRYTFLQRIDLLFIMERYREVLDEVSPLIAREGADPTLFIYAARASGGLGLTKDSFRYAEKACMSEKSYCYGLPEIGITLLDQGKLGVAERFFTRGYDLCTGMDHGQFRLAMALKDSGRYEDAIKYFKFFRDCYGSFPVDFYIADTFLLMKDEASALKFFESGRKAAIKNPESLVRFGDRRIIEKAAAFYATKEYRDYASELRKILDSHPN from the coding sequence ATGAACATCGCCTTGGCCAAATTTCTGCTGATACTACTTCTCCTCCTCCCTCCCCTCTTCTTCCTCAGAAAGGTAACGGCACCGGCTTATCCAATTCTGGGGGCAGACCCACTCGAAGTGACGATTCTGGAAGACCACAGGGATGCGCTGCAGCACTGGGTTTCGGAAGGAGTTCGAAATGCGGTGCTTGTGAATATAGATGCACACGACGACCTAAAAAAGGTTTCTACTGAGCATATTGCTGTATTGAAGGCACTCTGTCAGGGGAAAGAAAGCAAGCAGGCGTGCAAAAATACCGATGACGCAGGTCCGCCAGTGACCAATGCCGACTTCATTCATGCAGCAGCCAAATTAGAAGTATTGAGCAGTGTTTATTGGGTCATTCCGAATACGTACGGAATCTTTTCCAATGACGGGAGCACCCTGACCGCTCTCCTCAGAAGCTATGGATTTCCCGATGAAGATATTGTCACCTTCAGCCGGAAGGGTGCATGCTTCGCCGGCACGACCGACGGCATCCCCATCACCATCTGTGATGCGGCTAACCTGCCGCAACTGGACGAGCCGGTTTTGTTAAGTTTCGACACCGATTATTTTCCTCAGCTCATAGGGAATAAGAACCTGCGGATCATCAATGCGGTTCGAGAAACTTTTAAAACGTTGGCGGGAAAAGAACTCCAGATCCGGGATGCAACCGTCGCCTTTTCTGTCAACGGAGGGTTTCTTTCTACCGGCTACCGCTGGATAGGCGAACTGGTCATCGACATCCTGCGCAATCCCTCGATCATAGCGCAGAAAGAGCTTCCACCAAGGTACACTTTCCTTCAGCGGATAGACCTCCTTTTTATTATGGAGCGTTACCGGGAGGTTCTTGATGAAGTCTCGCCGCTTATTGCCCGGGAAGGGGCAGACCCTACGCTGTTCATTTATGCTGCCCGCGCTTCAGGGGGACTAGGGCTGACCAAAGACTCATTCCGGTATGCTGAAAAAGCCTGCATGTCGGAGAAGTCTTACTGCTATGGGCTCCCGGAAATCGGCATAACCCTTCTGGATCAGGGAAAGCTCGGGGTCGCAGAAAGATTCTTTACCCGCGGTTACGACCTCTGCACCGGAATGGATCACGGCCAGTTCAGACTTGCCATGGCACTCAAGGACTCTGGGCGGTATGAGGACGCCATAAAATATTTCAAGTTCTTCCGTGATTGCTACGGCAGCTTTCCCGTCGATTTTTATATCGCGGACACCTTCCTCCTCATGAAAGATGAGGCATCTGCTCTTAAGTTCTTTGAAAGCGGAAGAAAAGCCGCTATCAAAAACCCGGAATCGCTGGTTCGTTTTGGTGATCGCAGGATTATCGAAAAGGCTGCTGCTTTCTACGCGACAAAGGAATACCGCGATTATGCCTCGGAACTGCGAAAAATATTGGACTCTCATCCCAACTGA